Proteins from a genomic interval of Paenibacillus sp. RC334:
- a CDS encoding stalk domain-containing protein has protein sequence MKHIQRKMMHKLGAGAVALSVLLSTLPAVAADSDKTILELRLQGGSNTAIVNGQNASIAKPYSKSGALMVPAGVFKKAFNSKIRLAEDNVVKISSGAHVVSLTIGSRTAWVRGHKVTLPAPPEMSSGILMVPLRQVAEGLGGKLEKNGAGIVIRMEAQEEAGKVAEETPSIDNDEGKTQIGNSYYDWSMNYPTGLVIGQGGGDESISTFMDENSAYYLEVHTALQPVPLNADDLLQQLVQTAKETGEIVVDRKSFPKSKVPYARVITKDGDGVLWENRQYYDNGRLYVIYFSDAKATNYKDLAQYAGLLNSFKTSFNAQDKSIKDLSTVVGGTREAGNPDYGVSLSIPAGWKMDDQRMQYESNDGSSFRLKVTSAPADAKLENWSQQLQKWLSDSFVSTAYEAQKTYPLEVAGVQGLVQEYRYNFGDGWVKEYNVLIQQNGYRYLAEYAVPEKVSKGNDQFNALISSLQIDFQTVASNFGQLEEDDYLADKTKTVKKTSKAYEYTVNIPRYWTAISDQFELGDVEYQFTGGSFSIKVDNDKSFELTVSQLKDFYDKQGKSYKNLKVEEVKDVTFAGVPAASFTFHRVEEGIGYTGRQIVLERDGKTYTVTTTLNDANNTGVQSNALDSTLNSFMFVK, from the coding sequence GTGAAGCATATTCAAAGAAAAATGATGCATAAGCTGGGAGCTGGCGCCGTTGCATTGTCCGTTCTGCTATCTACTTTGCCGGCAGTTGCGGCGGACAGCGATAAAACGATCTTGGAGCTGCGTCTGCAAGGCGGCAGCAACACAGCCATCGTGAACGGTCAGAATGCAAGTATTGCCAAACCCTATTCGAAAAGCGGTGCACTGATGGTTCCGGCTGGTGTGTTCAAAAAAGCATTTAACAGCAAAATTCGGCTGGCTGAAGATAATGTGGTCAAAATTAGTAGTGGCGCTCACGTCGTATCGCTGACCATCGGGAGCCGCACTGCCTGGGTGAGAGGTCACAAGGTGACACTTCCGGCTCCACCGGAGATGTCATCAGGTATCCTGATGGTTCCGTTGCGTCAAGTAGCAGAAGGTCTCGGGGGCAAGCTGGAGAAGAATGGTGCGGGAATTGTCATTCGGATGGAGGCGCAAGAAGAGGCAGGTAAGGTAGCGGAAGAGACGCCAAGCATCGATAATGATGAGGGAAAGACGCAAATCGGGAACAGCTACTACGATTGGTCCATGAACTATCCGACAGGACTGGTCATCGGTCAGGGTGGCGGTGATGAGAGCATCTCTACATTTATGGACGAGAATAGTGCGTATTATCTGGAAGTGCATACGGCCTTACAGCCGGTTCCGTTGAATGCGGACGACCTTCTCCAACAATTGGTGCAAACCGCCAAGGAGACGGGAGAAATCGTTGTAGATCGAAAATCCTTCCCGAAATCGAAGGTACCTTATGCGCGTGTCATTACGAAGGATGGAGACGGCGTGCTGTGGGAAAACCGTCAGTATTATGACAACGGGCGACTGTACGTCATTTATTTTTCCGATGCCAAAGCAACGAATTATAAGGATCTCGCACAGTATGCGGGTCTGTTAAATTCCTTCAAGACTTCCTTCAATGCACAGGATAAAAGCATTAAAGACCTGTCGACCGTTGTGGGGGGAACACGTGAGGCTGGAAACCCGGACTATGGTGTGTCGCTTAGCATACCGGCAGGCTGGAAAATGGACGATCAGCGGATGCAGTACGAAAGCAACGATGGATCAAGTTTCCGCTTGAAAGTGACCTCAGCTCCGGCTGATGCCAAGTTGGAAAACTGGAGCCAACAGCTGCAAAAGTGGCTGAGTGATTCATTTGTCTCTACAGCTTATGAGGCCCAGAAGACGTATCCACTTGAGGTTGCGGGGGTTCAGGGGCTGGTTCAGGAGTATCGATACAACTTTGGCGACGGATGGGTTAAGGAATACAATGTGCTGATTCAGCAAAATGGATACCGCTATCTGGCTGAATACGCTGTGCCGGAAAAAGTGAGCAAAGGGAATGATCAGTTCAATGCGCTCATTTCCTCGCTTCAAATCGATTTCCAAACTGTAGCGAGCAACTTCGGACAACTGGAAGAGGACGACTATCTGGCAGACAAAACGAAAACGGTCAAAAAGACTTCGAAAGCCTATGAGTACACGGTGAATATTCCACGGTACTGGACAGCGATCAGTGACCAATTTGAATTGGGTGATGTGGAGTACCAGTTTACCGGAGGAAGCTTCTCCATCAAAGTCGATAATGACAAATCGTTCGAGTTAACGGTATCCCAGCTCAAGGACTTCTACGATAAGCAGGGTAAAAGCTACAAAAACCTCAAGGTTGAAGAGGTTAAGGACGTGACGTTCGCCGGGGTTCCGGCAGCTTCCTTTACATTCCACCGCGTGGAAGAAGGCATTGGCTATACAGGCCGCCAAATCGTTCTGGAGCGTGACGGAAAAACGTATACCGTGACAACGACGCTGAATGACGCGAACAATACGGGCGTGCAGTCTAATGCACTGGATTCAACGCTGAATTCGTTTATGTTTGTGAAGTAG